The Puntigrus tetrazona isolate hp1 chromosome 3, ASM1883169v1, whole genome shotgun sequence genome contains a region encoding:
- the ppp1caa gene encoding protein phosphatase 1, catalytic subunit, alpha isozyme a, whose amino-acid sequence MAEPDKLNIDSIIQRLLEVKGSRPGKNVQLTESEIRGLCLKSREIFLSQPILLELEAPLKICGDVHGQYYDLLRLFEYGGFPPESNYLFLGDYVDRGKQSLETICLLLAYKVKYPENFFLLRGNHECASINRIYGFYDECKRRYNIKLWKTFTDCFNCLPVAAIVDEKIFCCHGGLSPDLQSMEQVRRVMRPTDVPDQGLLCDLLWADPDKDVLGWGENDRGVSFTFGADVVAKFLHKHDMDLICRAHQVVEDGYEFFAKRQLVTLFSAPNYCGEFDNAGAMMSVDETLMCSFQILKPADKKLYYGGGGGMGSGRPVTPPRNSAKGGKAKK is encoded by the exons ATGGCGGAGCCGGACAAATTAAACATTGACTCCATAATACAGCGTCTCCTGGAAG TTAAAGGCTCCAGGCCAGGCAAGAACGTACAGCTGACAGAGAGTGAAATCCGTGGCCTCTGTCTCAAATCTCGGGAAATTTTCCTCAGCCAGCCAATTCTGCTGGAGCTGGAAGCACCGCTCAAGATCTGCG GCGACGTTCATGGTCAGTACTATGACCTCCTTCGTCTCTTTGAGTATGGCGGCTTTCCTCCTGAGAGCAACTATTTGTTCCTGGGGGACTATGTGGACAGAGGGAAACAGTCTCTAGAGACCATCTGCCTCCTATTGGCCTACAAAGTCAAATATCCTGAAAACTTCTTCCTGCTGCGTGGCAACCATGAGTGCGCCTCTATCAATCGTATATATGGCTTCTATGATGAGT GTAAGCGACGGTATAATATTAAGCTGTGGAAGACTTTCACAGACTGTTTCAACTGTTTACCTGTGGCTGCCATTGTAGATGAGAAGATCTTCTGTTGCCATGGAG GCCTCTCTCCAGACCTGCAGTCAATGGAGCAGGTGCGGCGCGTCATGCGGCCCACGGATGTACCTGACCAGGGGCTGCTGTGTGACCTGCTTTGGGCCGACCCAGACAAAGACGTGCTGGGCTGGGGAGAGAACGACCGTGGCGTGTCCTTCACCTTCGGTGCAGACGTGGTGGCCAAATTCCTTCACAAACATGACATGGACCTAATATGCAGGGCACATCAG GTGGTGGAGGACGGTTATGAGTTTTTTGCGAAGAGACAGTTAGTCACCCTGTTCTCCGCTCCTAACTACTGTGGCGAGTTTGATAACGCCGGGGCCATGATGAGTGTGGATGAGACACTCATGTGTTCCTTCCAG atCCTTAAGCCAGCCGATAAGAAGCTGTACTACGGTGGAGGAGGTGGAATGGGCTCAGGGCGTCCAGTCACCCCGCCACGAAATTCAGCCAAGGGTGGAAAAGCCAAGAAATAA
- the cldni gene encoding claudin i: MGSFGVQITCMALGILGLIAAVVTIAVPRWKVSAFIGQNIITAQVQEEGLWMECVVQSTGQQQCKAYDSLLILSSDLQAARAMTIISCMLVVLSLLILCAGAEFTTCIDNDAVKPKMSLVSAVGLIIAGLLLIIPVSWAANNVVRDFNNPLVAQPQKRELGACIFVGWAGGVLLLLAGGLLCCFSGLCSGGSGGSSGAAKYYSNNPTAPSKNYV; encoded by the exons ATGGGCTCGTTTGGTGTACAGATCACGTGTATGGCACTGGGAATTTTAGGTCTCATTGCGGCGGTTGTGACCATTGCTGTTCCAAGATGGAAGGTTTCTGCTTTTATTGGTCAGAACATTATCACTGCACAG GTTCAGGAAGAGGGCTTGTGGATGGAGTGTGTGGTTCAGAGTACCGGGCAGCAGCAGTGTAAAGCCTACGACTCGCTGCTCATCCTGAGCTCTGACCTCCAGGCGGCCCGTGCCATGACCATCATCAGCTGCATGCTCGTGGTCCTGTCCCTGCTCATTCTGTGCGCCGGCGCCGAATTCACCACCTGCATCGACAACGATGCGGTCAAACCCAAAATGAGCCTGGTGTCCGCCGTTGGTCTGATCATCGCGGGCTTGTTACTGATCATCCCCGTCAGTTGGGCCGCTAATAATGTCGTCCGCGACTTCAACAATCCCCTGGTAGCCCAGCCTCAGAAGAGAGAGCTGGGAGCCTGCATCTTTGTGGGCTGGGCAGGAGGAGTCCTGCTCCTGCTGGCCGGAGGTTTGCTGTGCTGCTTCAGTGGACTCTGCTCCGGAGGATCTGGAGGATCCAGCGGAGCCGCCAAATACTACAGCAACAACCCCACTGCACCAAGCAAGAATTACGTGTAG
- the coro1a gene encoding coronin-1A, whose protein sequence is MSRKVVRSSKFRHVFGQAVKADQCYDDIRISQMTWDSNFCSVNPKFVAMIVDASGGGAFIVLPLSKTGRIDMSLPTVCGHTGPVLDIEFCPHNDNIIASGSEDCSVMIWEIPDGGPVTPLKDPVVKLDGHSKRVGILSWHPTAHNVLMSAGCDNVIILWNVARGEAVVRIDSVHSDLIYSACWNRNGSQILTSCKDKKLRVLDPRKGSVISEKDKPHEGSRPVRAVFVSDGKILTTGFSRMSERQVALWDPKNFGEPLTLQELDTSSGVLLPFFDPDTGIVYLCGKGDSSIRYFEVTDEAPYVHYLSMYSSKESQKGMGYMPKRGLEVNKCEIARFYKLHERKCEPIVMTVPRKSDLFQEDLYPDTIGPEPSVEADDWFSGKNGEPILISLKDGFVATTKNKEFKVIKSLMATTSSSSSNRQSDCADVPALQNEVKELREMVEQLTKRVSELESK, encoded by the exons ATGTCTAGGAAGGTGGTCAGGTCCAGTAAGTTCCGCCACGTCTTCGGCCAGGCGGTGAAGGCGGACCAGTGCTACGATGACATCAGGATCTCCCAGATGACCTGGGACAGCAACTTCTGCTCGGTCAACCCCAAGTTTGTGGCCATGATTGTGGATGCCAGCGGTGGAGGAGCTTTCATTGTCCTGCCCCTGAGCAAG ACGGGTCGCATTGACATGTCCCTGCCCACTGTCTGTGGACACACTGGACCAGTATTGGACATCGAATTCTGCCCACATAATGACAACATCATTGCCAGTGGCTCTGAAGACTGTAGTGTCATG ATCTGGGAGATTCCAGATGGAGGTCCCGTAACACCACTGAAGGACCCGGTTGTGAAGCTGGACGGTCATTCTAAACGCGTGGGCATCCTCAGCTGGCACCCCACTGCCCACAATGTGCTAATGAGTGCAG GCTGTGATAATGTGATCATCCTTTGGAACGTGGCTCGTGGAGAGGCGGTTGTGCGCATTGACTCAGTGCACTCTGATCTGATCTACAGCGCCTGCTGGAACAGAAACGGCTCTCAAATCCTTACTTCCTGCAAGGACAAGAAATTACGCGTGCTAGACCCCCGCAAAGGCTCCGTCATCTCT gaaAAGGACAAGCCTCACGAAGGCTCCAGGCCAGTCAGAGCTGTGTTTGTCTCTGATGGGAAGATCCTGACCACCGGTTTTAGCCGCATGAGTGAGCGGCAGGTGGCGCTGTGGGATCCT AAAAACTTTGGTGAGCCCTTGACCCTGCAGGAGCTGGACACCAGTAGTGGGGTGCTCTTACCTTTCTTTGACCCTGACACTGGTATAGTTTACCTTTGTGGCAAG GGTGACAGCAGCATCAGATACTTTGAGGTGACGGACGAGGCCCCATACGTTCACTATCTCTCCATGTACAGCAGTAAAGAGAGTCAGAAGGGCATGGGCTACATGCCCAAGAGAGGCCTGGAAGTCAACAAGTGCGAGATCGCAAG gttCTATAAACTCCACGAGAGAAAGTGTGAACCTATCGTTATGACTGTGCCTCGTAAG TCTGACTTGTTTCAAGAAGACCTTTACCCCGACACGATTGGCCCAGAGCCATCGGTGGAGGCAGACGATTGGTTTTCTGGTAAAAATGGGGAGCCAATCCTGATCTCCTTGAAAGATGGTTTTGTGGCTACCACCAAAAACAAAGAGTTCAAAGTCATCAAGAGCTTGATGGCGACCACCTCATCTTCCTCGAGCAACCGACAGTCTGACTGTGCG GACGTACCGGCCTTGCAGAATGAAGTGAAGGAGCTGAGGGAGATGGTTGAGCAGTTGACCAAACGAGTGAGCGAACTAGAGAGCAAGTAG
- the paqr4a gene encoding progestin and adipoQ receptor family member 4a has product MAFLNGPRLLDWANSPPHLQFNKYVLTGYRPISSVQECIKSLFYLHNELGNIYTHGIPLLCFLVLLPLNIPWTQISVTWLGVVHFLACLSPQLGSVVYHLFMNHEGGEPVYKTLLTLDMCGICMINTLGALPIVYSTLLCYPFTRTVALLMYILLSSYAIYCAITARSRVRRLRSFAWQALFRFSFFLLRWVGVGGGSPTSLRHFLTMDALAVLGGVINITRIPERFRPGLFDYWCNSHQIMHVLVVVSILYLHWGVLDDLLWINTYHCPSD; this is encoded by the exons ATGGCATTTTTAAACGGCCCCAGACTGCTGGACTGGGCAAACTCTCCTCCACATTTACAGTTCAACAAATATGTCCTGACTGGCTATAGACCCATCTCCTCCGTCCAGGAGTGTATCAAGAGTCTCTTCTATCTGCACAATGAGCTGGGGAACATCTACACACACG GAATCCCTCTGCTCTGTTTCCTGGTGCTTCTCCCGCTCAACATCCCCTGGACACAGATCAGCGTGACGTGGCTCGGCGTGGTGCATTTCCTGGCCTGCCTGTCACCGCAGCTGGGCTCAGTGGTCTACCACCTCTTCATGAACCATGAGGGCGGCGAGCCCGTCTACAAAACCCTGCTCACGCTAGATATGTGCGGAATCTGCATGATCAACACGCTAG GAGCTCTGCCCATCGTGTACAGCACTCTTCTCTGCTACCCCTTCACCCGCACAGTGGCTCTGCTGATGTACATCCTGCTCTCCAGTTACGCCATCTACTGTGCCATCACAGCTCGCAGCAGAGTGCGCCGTCTGCGTTCCTTCGCCTGGCAGGCGCTTTTCCGCTTCTCATTTTTCCTTCTGCGCTGGGTAGGTGTGGGCGGAGGAAGTCCCACCTCGCTGCGTCACTTTCTCACCATGGATGCACTAGCGGTGTTGGGCGGTGTCATCAATATCACGCGAATCCCCGAGCGCTTCCGCCCGGGCCTCTTTGACTACTGGTGCAACAGCCACCAGATCATGCATGTGCTGGTGGTGGTGTCCATACTGTACCTACACTGGGGGGTGCTGGACGACTTACTGTGGATCAACACGTATCACTGTCCCTCAGACTGA